Proteins co-encoded in one Chrysemys picta bellii isolate R12L10 chromosome 13, ASM1138683v2, whole genome shotgun sequence genomic window:
- the LOC101944368 gene encoding olfactory receptor 5B21-like, whose translation MKETGSGILTTISHILLLGFGNVKELWILLFTGFLAVYIISMAANLLLVVLVVLDPHLQTPMYFFLSSLSCLVIVSSSNISPVMLTGLQTGDVMIALGGCLAQLYLFGTVATVEYFLLAAMSYDWYLAVCRPLHYPSLMDGRVCRQLVVGSCVGRFLFMGILSLSLIVLSFCGPCEIDHYFCDFQPLLELSCTNTSMVQMVTFFLSFIPASPFLLTVASYVCCAVLRVPFASGRHKAFSTCSSHLTVVILFYRTLVAMYMSPRDGTGLNPSKALSLLYTVLTPLLNPLVYSLRNQEVSKACGRVARMVSLGDYATGRSPFHGPPNSC comes from the coding sequence CCCACATCCTCCTTCTGGGATTTGGGAACGTCAAGGAACTGTGGATCCTACTCTTTACTGGCTTCCTAGCTGTCTATATCATATCCATGGCCGCCAACCTCCTCctggtggtgctggtggtgctGGACCCCCATCTCCAGACCCCTATGTATTTCTTCCTCTCCAGCCTCTCCTGCCTGGTGATTGTCTCCAGCTCCAACATCTCCCCTGTGATGCTCACTGGTCTCCAGACAGGAGATGTGATGATAGCTCTTGGCGGCTGCCTTGCGCAGCTTTATCTCTTCGGCACCGTGGCCACCGTAGAGTACTTCCTGCTGGCAGCCATGTCTTATGACTGGTATTTGGCCGTGTGCCGCCCACTCCACTATCCTTCCCTCATGGACGGCAGGGTCTGCAGGCAGCTGGTGGTTGGGTCCTGTGTGGGTAGGTTCTTGTTCATGGGGATTTTGTCACTGTCGCTTATAGTCTTGAGCTTCTGCGGGCCCTGCGAGATAGACCACTATTTCTGTGATTTCCAGCCCCTCCTGGAGCTCTCCTGCACCAACACCTCCATGGTCCAGATGGTCACGTTCTTCCTGTCTTTCATCCCAGCCTCCCCATTCCTCCTGACAGTCGCTTCTTACGTttgctgtgctgtgctgagggtcCCCTTTGCCTCGGGGAGacacaaagccttctccacctgctcctcccacctcaccGTGGTGATACTGTTCTACAGAACGCTGGTGGCCATGTACATGTCCCCCAGGGACGGCACGGGGCTGAACCCCAGCAAGGCACTCTCCCTGCTCTACACAGTGCTCACCCCACTCCTCAATCCCCTcgtctacagcctgaggaaccaGGAGGTGAGCAAGGCCTGCGGGAGAGTTGCCAGGATGGTCTCATTGGGGGATTATGCCACCGGACGGTCTCCATTTCATGGCCCACCCAATAGTTGCTAA